A window of Limosilactobacillus reuteri genomic DNA:
AAAACAGAAAAAAGATTTGACAATTTCGCAAACTACGCTTATTATCATAAATAACAAAAATACCTTTAACTTAGTCCCGTGAGGCTAGGAAGGATTTAATTGAGCGTTTAAGTACACCTTCTTAGCTATTGCTGAGGAGGTTTTTCTTTTAAGCAGTAGCACCAAGAATACGCCAGTAAAATCAATAGGTATTTTGAAACGACCGACCATTTAATTGTTTCCAGAGAGAGCAGAACGGTATGTTGTTTTTAGCCTACTTATATCCTAAAAGCAAACAGTGATGACTCTCGAAATTTAAATGGGAAGTTATCACTGTTTTGTTGTAATTAGACTGGAAAAGGAGCGCTATTGATGATTAGTACAGAAAGAATTCAACCAAATTTAGTAACAGTTGCCGACATGGACGCAGCAGATGCAATTGATTTAATTCATGAAGCTCAAGCATATAAAGCTGGAAAGCAAGCAGTTCTCACTGCCCCGGCATACGCGGTTAACCTCTTCTTTGAAAACTCAACCCGAACAAAGACCAGTTTCCAAATGGCACAAATGAAGTTGGGGATGAATGTACTAGAATTCGAAGCGGGCACGAGTTCAGTGAAAAAAGGGGAAAGCCTCTATGACACTGTTAAGACAATGGAATCAATTGGTGTAAATGTTGCGGTAATTCGTCATCCTGAAAATGAATATTACAACCAATTGATTAATCATTCAGACCTTAAGATCGGAATTGTAAATGGTGGTGATGGTAGTGGCCAACACCCATCCCAATGTTTACTTGATATGATGACAATTAATGAAGAATTTGGCGATTTCAAGGGCTTAAAAGTACTAATTATTGGTGATCTTAGTCACTCCCGAGTAGCGCACTCAAATGCAATGATGCTTAATCGCCTAGGAGCAGAGGTTTACTTTGCTGGTCCGGAAAAATGGTATGATCCTACACTGGAACAATATGGAACTTTTGGTGACTTTGACGAATTGCTTCCTCAAATGGATGTAGTTAATTTACTACGAGTTCAAAATGAACGGTTAACGACAGCTGACGGGCAGGCTTTTGATGCTAATCAATATCATCAAGCTTATGGTTTAACTTTAGAACGGGCCGCAAAGATGAAGCAGGGTGCAATTATTATGCATCCGGCACCTGTTAACCGGGGGGTTGAAATCGATAGCTCTCTTGTTGAAGCGCCTAATTCCCGCATTTTCCAACAAATGACAAACGGCGTATATACTCGGATGGCAATTCTTAGTCGAGTTCTTCGTTACCAAGGATTGATGTAAAAGGTGATTACGATGAGTAAGGCAATTTTACTAACAAATGGCCAGCGAATTTATAATGATGAATTGGTTAAGAGTGAAGTTTTGATTGTAGATGGCAAGATTAAGGCAATTGGCGAGCATAGCCAGGCCCAGGCACCGAGTGATGCAGAAAAAGTTGACCTAGATAATGGCTTGATTACACCAGGACTAATTGATATTCATGTCCATCTTCGCGAACCAGGCTATACCAATAAAGAAACGATTGCCACAGGAAGCAAAGCCGCTGCACATGGTGGCTTTACGACAATCGCTGCAATGGCTAACCTTAATCCGACATGTGATACACCAGAAAAATTTAAAGAACAGGTTGATCGAAACGAGAAAACTGGACTGGTAAAAATCCTCCAATACTCACCAGTTACAGTTGGGCGGGCTGGAAAACAAGAAGTTAATGTTGCTGAGCAGTATACTGCAGGTGCCCGTCTTTTTAGCGATGATGGTGCGGGAATTCAAGATGCTGGAGTTGTATACCAAGCAATGCAACAACTAGCGAAAGTTAACGCTCCGTTATGTGATCATGCGCAAGATAATCAACTTGCACAAAATGGGGTAATTAATGATGGGGCAACTATTACTAAAAAACTAGCATTACCAGGAATGCCAGCGATTAGTGAAACAGCGCAAATTGCTCGGAATTTGGTGATTGCGCAGGCAACTGGGGTTCATTATCATGTTTGCCATGTTTCAACTAAAGAAAGTATTGACCTGATTCGTCATGCCAAACAACAAGGAATTAACGTTACGTGTGAAGTGACTCCCCATCATTTACTTTTAGCTGATGCTGACATTAAGGAGGATGATGCTGAATTTAAGATGAATCCACCTCTTCGGCAGCGTCTTGACCAACAAGCTTGTTTAATTGGGCTGTTAGATGGCACGATTGATTGTATTGCTACTGACCATGCACCACATACCGATGCGGAGAAGCAACAGGGATTTCTTAAATCACCCAATGGCATTGTCGGCTCAGAAACAGCTTTTGCCTTACTCTATACCCACTTTGTTAAAACGGGTATTTTTACCCTTGCCCAATTGATTAACTGGATGGCTGTTAAACCGCAAGCGATTTTTAACCTTGATAACGCTGGATTATTAAAGGTAGGTTACCCAGCAGATATTGCGGTATTTGATATCAATCATCAAGATGTAATTCACCCAGACCAGTTTTTCTCTAAGGGTCACAACACTCCATTTGTTGGTGAACAAGTATACGGAATGACTAAGCGAACTTATGTCGATGGAAAGCTCGTATATCTGGAGGGAGAAGGATAGTGCAAGAAACACAACGATTAGCAGTTGAATTGCCGGGATTATCACTAAAAAATCCGATTATTACAGCAAGTGGGACTTGTGGATATGGGCAAGAAGCAGCTAAAAAGTATAATCTTAATCATCTAGGCTCGCTTGTATTAAAGTCCACTACTCTTCATCCCCGCCAAGGTAATCCGCGTCCGCGAGTTTGTGAAACCAGTGCTGGTTGGCTTAATGCTAATGGCCTTCAGAATGTGGGCATTACCGCCGCAACCAATGAAAAAATTCCGTGGTTACGAAAAAATTATCCGCAACTCCCGATCATTGCCAGTGCAGCCGGTTTTTCTGAAGACGAATACATTAAAGTCGTTAGTGAGTTTGCTAATACAGCTGGGGTGAAAGCAATTGAATTAAACGTATCATGTCCGAATGTAAAACATGGCGGAATGGCAATGGGAACTGATCCTGAAGTACTTCAACGATTAGTAAAACAAGTAGTTAAAGCTGCCCTAGGAATTCCTATCTATGTAAAACTGACGCCGAATGTAACTAATATTGTTCCCCTCGCGCAAGCAGCTGAGCAAGGGGGTGCGAATGGCCTGACGATGATTAATACGTTAACAGGATTAAGCATTGACTTAAAAACTCGGCGCCCAGCTTTAGCTAATGTAACGGGCGGTTTATCAGGTCCCGCAATTAAACCTTTAGCATTAAGAATGATTCACCAAGTACGCCAGGTTTCTTCTTTACCGATCATCGGCGTGGGGGGAATTGAATCAGCTGAAGATGTTCTTGAATTTATGATGGCAGGTGCGAATGCTGTTCAAATCGGGGCAGCTAGTTTTCATGATCCATTAGCTTGTCCGAAAATTGCAGCTGATTTACCAATCGTAATGGATAGATACGGAATTAAGAAACTGACGGATTTATGGGAGGTAAGATTTTGAAACGCTTTGTACCGATGGTGGCTATCGATGTTGCAACTAAGCAGGAAGCAATTGACCTATTTGATAAATTAATGGTAAAACCGCAGCCGATCGTAAAAATTGGAATGGAATTATATTATGGCCTGGGACAAGTAATTGTTAAAGAGGCGAAAAAGCGGGAATTTAAGGTATTCCTTGATTTGAAATTATACGATATTCCAAATACTGTTCATCGCGCAATGGCAGCTATTGGTCGATTGGGAATTGATTTTACGACAATTCACGCAGCTGGAGGCAGTGAAATGCTGATTGCCGGATTAGCCGGTCTAGAAGAAGGAGCTAAAGAAGCAGGCGTTGAACCAGCAAAGTTATTAGCAATTACCCAACTTACTTCGATTGATGAAAAAATTCTTCATGAACAACAGCATGTTGATTTGTCGTTGATTGAGTCAGTCCAAAGCTACGCGCGCTTAGCAGAAAAAGTAGGATTGGCCGGCGTAGTTTGCTCAGCCCATGAAATCAAGGCGATTCGTGAAGTGACTGGGGATGATTTCCTATGTGTAACGCCAGGAATCCGCCCGACTCATGCAATAAAAGATGATCAAAAGCGAGTGGTTACACCAGCACAAGCAAGAATAGATGGGAGCAATGCGATCGTAGTGGGACGGCCAATCACCCAGAGCTTTGACCCAGTTGCTGCTTATCAAGAAGTCCAAAAAGCATTCTTAAATGAGGAGGAAGAAAAATGACTTATTCACAACGCGTTGCAAAAGCATTATTAGATATTCATGCTGTTACCCTTAGTCCAGACCAGCCATTTACCTGGGCAAGTGGTCTAAAATCCCCAATCTATACAGATAATCGATTAACGATTTCTTATCCAGAAGTTCGGCAAGCAATTTTTAATGGGATGGTTGAACAAATTAAACTTCATTTTAGTGAGGCCGATGTTATTGCCGGGACAGCAACTGCTGGAATTCCTCATGCGGCATGGGTTGCTCAGAATATGGAATTACCGATGATTTATGTTCGGACTAAACCGAAAGATCATGGTCAAGGCAAGCAAATTGAAGGTGTTCTTAAAGAAGGACAAAAAGTCGTCGTGATTGATGACCTTATTTCAACTGGTGGTAGTGTACTAAACGCTGTGCGGGCGGTTAACAATGCAGGCGGAAAAGTAATTGGCGTTGTTTCTGTCTTTACTTATGATTTGCCAGCTGCTGAACAAAACTTTATGGCAAATGGACTAAAATACTATTCAGTAACGGATTATATGACTTTGATTAAGGTCGCAAAGGAAAATGACCAAATTAGTGCGGACCACCTCAAGTCTCTTCAAGAATGGCGGAAAGATCCGTTAAGTTGGAGTAAAGAGCAAGCATCATAATAATTAATTGAAAAGAAGAATGAGTGAGATTGGAAATCTTTCCATGCTCACTCATTTTCGTTTTCCTTCATTATCAGATCACTCGTATTTTTAATGACGATATTACTACCCATGGCATTAAACTCTTTGGCCTTCTCCTCACCCCAGACAGATAAGTCGACGAGAATGTGTCGAAGGGAATAGCCACTCTCAGTTAAAGAATAAACAACTTTAGGAGGGACAGTTCCGTAATTAGTTCGCTTAACAATTCCATCTTCTTCTAGCTCACGTAATTGCTGGGTAAGGACCTTCTGTGATATTCCAGAAAGATGCCGTCTCAATTCTCCATTACGCCGTTTATGTGCACCAAGGTAGCAGATGATGGAGGCTTCCACTTCCCGCTAATGATTTTAAGAGTTAAGTTAATTCCCATGGGATAAATTATTTCTTCAGTCATTAATCTATTCCTCCGATTGATAGTTACTTAAAGGTAATTATCGAACTTTTAAGTGCGTACTTACTTTTTGTTAATCAAGTTTCTATACTAAATAATAAGTTAACATATCTAACTACGATTGTGAATTGCTTAATAAGAGGGTAGAAATGATGAAAAGAGATTTAACGGATAAAGTAACATTACGTCATGGAGCAGTACTAAATGATCGAATGGTAATGGCACCGATGGTAACTTTAAGTGGCACCGCCAATGGAGAAGTAACACAAGAACAAATTGATTATTATGGGCGGCGGTCACAAGTGGCAGGAATGATTGTTGTTGAAGCAACCTATATCCATCCTAATGGTCATACCTTTAAAGGGCACTTAGGGATGTCTAATGATCATTATATTTCAGGAATGACAAAACTTGCTGCAGCTATTAAAGCTAATGGTGCTAAAGCAATCTTACAATTACATCATGGTGGGCGTGAAGCTGCTACTTATTATGACCATGGTGGTATTCCATTAGCTCCTAGCGACCTTGATTATCAACACAGTCCTCATTCTTCAATTGATTATCCAGTCCAAGAGATGACTACTGAACAAATTCATGATGTAGTTAAAGAATATGGTGCTGCCACAAAGCGAGCAATTGAAGCAGGATTCGATGGAGTTGAAATTCATGGAGCAAATCATTACCTATTGCAACAATTCTTCTCAAAGCTAACTAATCACCGGACTGATGAATATGGTGGAGACTTAACTAATCGGATGCGCCTTGATCTTGAGATTGTCGATGAAGTGGTGAGAGTTGTTCATGAATTTGGACCTAAAGATTTTATTATTGGCATTCGAATTAGTCCTAATGAAATTCATGGTGATCGAGTTGGCTTTGATTACTAAGAAAATCAAGAGTTAATCAAGCAACTTAACGCTAAAGATATTGACTATGTTCATATTTCAGGGATGACTGCTAATAGTCTTAGTTTTCGTAATAATCCTGCTGGACAAGATAAAACATATACGCAACTTTATAAGGAAGTTCTCGCGCCAGAAATTAAGCTAATTACATGCGGAAGCGTCTTTTCTGTTGATGATGCGCAAGAAGCCGCTGAACAAGCTGATTTAGTAGGAATTGCGCGTGAGGCATTGATAGAACCTGACTATGCTAAAAAAATTCATGTTGGCCAAGCGGATAAGATTGTGACAGCAGTTGATCCTGCTACCTTTGATTCCTTAAAGTTGCCAACAACCTTAAAAGAAATTTTTAAGTCAAATATTGATAAAGATACGAACGGCAAGGAAAAACACGGGTACTTTCCCGGTACTTCGCTACCAAATGGTGAATCAGTAAAAGAATAATAGATAAGAAAAAATGCGTGGTTGTGATGACTTAGAGTTAGTCTCATGTATTCACAGAAATAGGGAGAGAGGCTGAGAAAAAACAAAAGTTTTTTCTCAGCCTCTCTATTTTCTCTTTATTGTTTATCTTCCCAAATCTTTTGGAGCATTGGGTAGCGTAAGTCACCAACTTGTACTACTTGATAATCTGCATTTGCTAATGTTGTAGCATCACCAACGCCAATTGCAATTGCATTTATATGGTGAATATTTTCAATATCATGAGCTGTCGTTCCAACTCCAATGCAATTAGCTCCGATAAGATTTAATTGATTAACAGCAGTTAGATATGGGTTTTCTTTATCATTAGTCTTAACGATACTATCGACATAATTATCAAGGTCAATTTGTTTAAGAACATTTTGTACATCCCCATTAGCATCTAACACGGCAATTTTAACGTAATGATCATAGAGATTTAGTAAAAGACGCTTAATTCCTGGAAGTTGATCCTTTTCACTTAGGCTATCCGCTTCTTCGTTAAGAAATTTTTGCCATTCTGCAATCATTGAAGCCTTTTCGCTTGGGGCAGGATTAGCATTAAAGTGTGCTAAGACTAGGGAGAGCCCTTGCGAAGGAGTAAGGTTATCGAATTGGGAAGCTAATTTTCCAGGTAATCCCATCCCAAATTCATACATTGCAAAACGTTGCCATGCAGTAAAGGATAACTTATTTGTATTAACAAAGATATTATTAAACGAAAAAATCGCACCGTCCATGATTAAACATCCCTTCATAGGTAATTATGTCTATATTTTAACGTAATCGAAAATGAAAGGGAATACATTAATTAAGCATTTACTTTAACGAGGTCAGCGGCATAATCGATTCCCTTTGCGTCCAAATACTCAATAATTTGATTGATTGTAATAAATGGTACATGAACTCGGTTAGCGAGGACTGACAGATTATCACGACGAGCCATCTTGCCGTCACTCTTTAACACTTCGATAATAACAGCAACTGGTGCCTTTCCTGCTAAATAGGCAAGATCAACAGCTGCTTCGGTGTGACCGATTCGATCTCTTAATCCATGAGGTTGGGCGTAAAGAGGTTGAATGTGGCCGGGATGATTAAAGTCAGCTGCTTGTGCAGTTGGCTTGGCAATTTGCCGAATCGTTGCTGCGCGGTCAAAAGCGGAAACACCAGTAGTAACACCGGTTGCTTCTAAGGTACCATCAGTAGTAACCATAAATGGTGTTTGGTGTGGGTCAGTGCTATGTTCTACCATGGGCTTAAACGCTAAATGCTTAGCAATATCTTCGCTTACTGGTACACACATCAAACCATTTGCCTCGTTCAACATTTCATAGATAGTATCAGCGTTGACATTTTCACCTAAAGCTACTAAATCACCTTCGTTTTCACGATCTTCATTATCGGCTAAGATGATATAACCACCATTTACTAATTGGTTTAATGCTTCTTCAACAGTTGAAAATTGACTTTGCATAATTTATATACTCCTTTGAAATTCTGAAAGTGATAGAACAGTTACATTCGAATGTGTCATTATAATAACGAACATTTTAATTTAAATCAACCTATTTTTAAACCAAAAAACGAATAATGTTAAAGGGCTTCAAAGGATAAGTTTGTGAAAGATCTGGAGAAAATAAAGATTTCTCACCAGCTCTACGCTCTATTTTTAGAGTAACAAAAAAGCCCAGAACGAGATATTTTTCGTCCTGAACTAATCTTAGGTTGTTCTATTTTGTCATGTAATCCCGAGTCATTGGTAAGTTTTTACCTGATGGACCCTTAGTTATCAAGTATTGAATAACATCAATGTTTCCCGATTCAAATGATGCAGCACATGCTTGAAGATATAGATCCCACATTCGTGTAAAACGTTCACCCATCATATCAAGAAATTGGTCACGATGTTCATTA
This region includes:
- the pyrE gene encoding orotate phosphoribosyltransferase, giving the protein MTYSQRVAKALLDIHAVTLSPDQPFTWASGLKSPIYTDNRLTISYPEVRQAIFNGMVEQIKLHFSEADVIAGTATAGIPHAAWVAQNMELPMIYVRTKPKDHGQGKQIEGVLKEGQKVVVIDDLISTGGSVLNAVRAVNNAGGKVIGVVSVFTYDLPAAEQNFMANGLKYYSVTDYMTLIKVAKENDQISADHLKSLQEWRKDPLSWSKEQAS
- the ribB gene encoding 3,4-dihydroxy-2-butanone-4-phosphate synthase, whose amino-acid sequence is MQSQFSTVEEALNQLVNGGYIILADNEDRENEGDLVALGENVNADTIYEMLNEANGLMCVPVSEDIAKHLAFKPMVEHSTDPHQTPFMVTTDGTLEATGVTTGVSAFDRAATIRQIAKPTAQAADFNHPGHIQPLYAQPHGLRDRIGHTEAAVDLAYLAGKAPVAVIIEVLKSDGKMARRDNLSVLANRVHVPFITINQIIEYLDAKGIDYAADLVKVNA
- a CDS encoding winged helix-turn-helix transcriptional regulator — translated: MRRHLSGISQKVLTQQLRELEEDGIVKRTNYGTVPPKVVYSLTESGYSLRHILVDLSVWGEEKAKEFNAMGSNIVIKNTSDLIMKENENE
- the pyrF gene encoding orotidine-5'-phosphate decarboxylase gives rise to the protein MGGKILKRFVPMVAIDVATKQEAIDLFDKLMVKPQPIVKIGMELYYGLGQVIVKEAKKREFKVFLDLKLYDIPNTVHRAMAAIGRLGIDFTTIHAAGGSEMLIAGLAGLEEGAKEAGVEPAKLLAITQLTSIDEKILHEQQHVDLSLIESVQSYARLAEKVGLAGVVCSAHEIKAIREVTGDDFLCVTPGIRPTHAIKDDQKRVVTPAQARIDGSNAIVVGRPITQSFDPVAAYQEVQKAFLNEEEEK
- a CDS encoding HAD hydrolase-like protein produces the protein MKGCLIMDGAIFSFNNIFVNTNKLSFTAWQRFAMYEFGMGLPGKLASQFDNLTPSQGLSLVLAHFNANPAPSEKASMIAEWQKFLNEEADSLSEKDQLPGIKRLLLNLYDHYVKIAVLDANGDVQNVLKQIDLDNYVDSIVKTNDKENPYLTAVNQLNLIGANCIGVGTTAHDIENIHHINAIAIGVGDATTLANADYQVVQVGDLRYPMLQKIWEDKQ
- a CDS encoding aspartate carbamoyltransferase catalytic subunit yields the protein MISTERIQPNLVTVADMDAADAIDLIHEAQAYKAGKQAVLTAPAYAVNLFFENSTRTKTSFQMAQMKLGMNVLEFEAGTSSVKKGESLYDTVKTMESIGVNVAVIRHPENEYYNQLINHSDLKIGIVNGGDGSGQHPSQCLLDMMTINEEFGDFKGLKVLIIGDLSHSRVAHSNAMMLNRLGAEVYFAGPEKWYDPTLEQYGTFGDFDELLPQMDVVNLLRVQNERLTTADGQAFDANQYHQAYGLTLERAAKMKQGAIIMHPAPVNRGVEIDSSLVEAPNSRIFQQMTNGVYTRMAILSRVLRYQGLM
- a CDS encoding dihydroorotate dehydrogenase, coding for MQETQRLAVELPGLSLKNPIITASGTCGYGQEAAKKYNLNHLGSLVLKSTTLHPRQGNPRPRVCETSAGWLNANGLQNVGITAATNEKIPWLRKNYPQLPIIASAAGFSEDEYIKVVSEFANTAGVKAIELNVSCPNVKHGGMAMGTDPEVLQRLVKQVVKAALGIPIYVKLTPNVTNIVPLAQAAEQGGANGLTMINTLTGLSIDLKTRRPALANVTGGLSGPAIKPLALRMIHQVRQVSSLPIIGVGGIESAEDVLEFMMAGANAVQIGAASFHDPLACPKIAADLPIVMDRYGIKKLTDLWEVRF
- a CDS encoding dihydroorotase, with translation MSKAILLTNGQRIYNDELVKSEVLIVDGKIKAIGEHSQAQAPSDAEKVDLDNGLITPGLIDIHVHLREPGYTNKETIATGSKAAAHGGFTTIAAMANLNPTCDTPEKFKEQVDRNEKTGLVKILQYSPVTVGRAGKQEVNVAEQYTAGARLFSDDGAGIQDAGVVYQAMQQLAKVNAPLCDHAQDNQLAQNGVINDGATITKKLALPGMPAISETAQIARNLVIAQATGVHYHVCHVSTKESIDLIRHAKQQGINVTCEVTPHHLLLADADIKEDDAEFKMNPPLRQRLDQQACLIGLLDGTIDCIATDHAPHTDAEKQQGFLKSPNGIVGSETAFALLYTHFVKTGIFTLAQLINWMAVKPQAIFNLDNAGLLKVGYPADIAVFDINHQDVIHPDQFFSKGHNTPFVGEQVYGMTKRTYVDGKLVYLEGEG